The proteins below come from a single Chthoniobacterales bacterium genomic window:
- the mfd gene encoding transcription-repair coupling factor: MEDSSSDSLPAIVTRSNSISQKLRNVRRGSSPVAFSHVTEPAQAFIVAAIAGELRKTLWILCPTVRSQELLFETLLNWLPDALFLPEAEFAAVENVLPDPEIAAERLALFNQVQREKGPRVIVTTRAALDQAAPDPAALSSAMVTLRRGKRQPLEKTVETLSAAGYERVSQVTTRGQFAVRGGILDVYSWQAARPIRAEYFGDDVESLREFDVDTQTSVRNLQSIELLLGAAEDQSATVRDYVSPEALRVEIEPEENAEAEILIGEGWLGGEEPEDFQGAFEDCDIGDFAVGDFMLVEAKRAQFSARLRDWGAGGFRVVIYFQTEGEIERFREIMGDAMKGVEVLEGTLPRGFVFPDGKLVILSGAELFGRYTTHGRRRLQRAERLARHRTQIDFSELNEGDLVVHLEHGIGRFLQLTRVPSPGGEMQEALALEFANDSRLYVPLEQAYLVSRYVGVGKKSPPLSSLADAKWARAKKSATASIFDYAGKMLAVQAERETQLGHPFGPDTKWQREFEHSFPFRETPDQLTAIAATKHDMELARSMDRLICGDVGFGKTEVAIRAAFKAVMEGKQVAVLAPTTVLAQQHFETFRQRMLDYPVRIEMLSRFRSHAEQRKVLQLLREGGVDIVIGTHRLISGDVIFKDLGLVVIDEEQRFGVLHKEKFKELFKLVDVLTLSATPIPRTLYLSLVGVKDMSTIETPPLNRLPVETVVCGYDERIIRDAINRELERQGQVYFLHNRVQSIEKTRDRIVELCPRARVEFGHGQMDADELESVMARFVSGRIDVLVCTTIIESGLDIPNANTIIIDRADRFGLADLYQLRGRVGRAEHKAYAYLLLPREMMTVGAARKRINAIKQYSSLGAGFRIAMRDLEIRGAGSILGTAQSGHIMAVGFDLYCQLLKQAVAQLKGDKVRARIEVEIRLDFLATNEAEFVQLGPDARAPAFIPTSFVADPTLRIQAYRHLAEITTREQLDRLRKDWRDRFGKFPEAVDNLIVLTEIRLSAARAGVTRVEVREGKLMLTRRGDFILVGGKFPRISTNRIDRQLAEVLELIKKL, translated from the coding sequence GTGGAAGATTCCTCGAGCGATTCCCTGCCCGCGATCGTAACGCGCTCGAATTCGATCTCGCAAAAACTGCGGAACGTCCGCCGGGGCAGTTCCCCCGTCGCATTCTCTCACGTCACCGAGCCGGCCCAGGCGTTTATCGTCGCCGCGATCGCCGGAGAATTGCGAAAAACGCTCTGGATCCTTTGCCCGACGGTCCGCTCCCAGGAATTACTTTTTGAAACCCTGCTCAATTGGCTGCCGGACGCTCTCTTTCTTCCGGAAGCGGAATTCGCCGCGGTCGAAAACGTATTGCCTGACCCGGAAATCGCGGCGGAGCGACTGGCGCTTTTCAACCAGGTTCAGCGCGAGAAAGGGCCTCGCGTAATCGTCACCACCCGCGCGGCGCTTGATCAGGCCGCGCCGGATCCCGCGGCGCTGAGTTCCGCCATGGTCACTCTCCGCCGGGGAAAGCGCCAGCCGCTTGAAAAGACCGTCGAAACGCTTTCCGCTGCTGGATACGAACGGGTGTCGCAAGTCACGACCCGCGGTCAGTTCGCCGTTCGCGGCGGAATCCTCGACGTCTATTCGTGGCAGGCGGCGCGTCCGATTCGGGCGGAATATTTCGGTGACGATGTGGAATCGCTCCGCGAATTCGACGTCGACACCCAAACGTCGGTCCGAAATTTACAGAGCATCGAGCTCCTCCTCGGCGCCGCTGAAGATCAGAGCGCGACCGTTCGAGACTACGTGTCCCCCGAAGCGCTGCGGGTCGAGATCGAACCGGAGGAAAACGCCGAGGCCGAGATCCTGATCGGCGAAGGCTGGCTCGGCGGCGAAGAACCAGAAGACTTCCAGGGCGCGTTCGAAGATTGCGACATCGGCGACTTCGCCGTCGGGGATTTCATGCTGGTCGAAGCGAAGCGCGCGCAGTTTTCCGCGAGACTCAGGGATTGGGGAGCGGGCGGATTTCGCGTCGTGATCTATTTCCAGACGGAAGGCGAAATCGAGCGCTTCCGAGAAATTATGGGAGACGCCATGAAAGGCGTCGAGGTTCTGGAAGGAACGCTGCCGCGCGGGTTTGTTTTTCCAGACGGGAAATTGGTCATCCTTTCCGGCGCCGAATTGTTCGGGCGCTATACGACCCACGGACGCCGGCGTTTGCAGCGCGCCGAAAGGCTCGCCCGCCATCGCACCCAGATCGACTTCAGCGAACTGAATGAAGGCGATCTTGTGGTCCACCTTGAACATGGCATCGGCCGTTTTCTCCAGCTCACCCGCGTTCCTTCGCCCGGGGGCGAGATGCAGGAAGCGCTCGCCTTGGAATTCGCCAACGACTCCCGGCTCTACGTGCCGCTCGAACAGGCTTATCTCGTCTCCCGCTATGTCGGGGTGGGAAAGAAATCTCCGCCGCTCAGCTCGCTGGCGGACGCGAAATGGGCCCGCGCCAAAAAAAGCGCGACCGCATCCATCTTCGATTACGCCGGCAAAATGCTGGCCGTCCAGGCTGAGCGTGAAACGCAGCTCGGTCATCCCTTCGGGCCGGACACAAAATGGCAGAGGGAATTCGAGCATTCCTTTCCGTTCCGGGAAACGCCCGATCAGCTCACCGCGATCGCAGCCACCAAGCACGACATGGAGCTGGCGCGATCGATGGACCGCTTGATCTGCGGCGACGTCGGTTTTGGAAAAACCGAAGTGGCAATTCGCGCCGCGTTCAAGGCGGTCATGGAGGGCAAACAAGTCGCGGTGCTTGCCCCCACCACCGTCCTCGCCCAGCAGCACTTCGAAACCTTCCGGCAACGCATGCTCGATTATCCGGTGCGGATCGAAATGCTCAGTCGCTTCCGTTCCCACGCCGAGCAGCGCAAAGTTTTGCAGCTCCTGCGCGAGGGCGGCGTCGATATTGTGATCGGCACCCACCGTCTGATTTCCGGCGATGTCATCTTCAAGGATCTCGGGCTGGTGGTGATCGATGAAGAGCAGCGCTTCGGCGTCCTGCATAAGGAAAAATTCAAGGAGCTTTTCAAGCTGGTGGACGTTCTCACCCTTTCAGCCACGCCGATTCCGCGCACGCTTTACCTCTCGCTTGTCGGCGTGAAGGACATGTCCACCATCGAGACTCCGCCTCTCAACCGTCTACCGGTCGAAACCGTCGTCTGCGGCTATGACGAACGAATCATCCGCGACGCGATCAATCGGGAATTGGAGCGGCAGGGACAGGTTTATTTTCTGCACAACCGCGTGCAGTCGATCGAGAAAACACGGGACCGGATCGTTGAGCTTTGCCCGCGGGCCCGGGTCGAATTTGGCCACGGGCAAATGGATGCCGACGAACTGGAATCGGTCATGGCCCGATTCGTCTCGGGCCGCATCGATGTGCTGGTCTGCACTACCATCATCGAAAGCGGCCTCGATATTCCTAATGCCAACACCATCATCATCGACCGCGCGGATCGGTTCGGGCTCGCCGACCTCTATCAGCTTCGGGGACGGGTCGGGCGGGCGGAACACAAGGCCTACGCCTACCTGCTCCTGCCGCGGGAGATGATGACGGTGGGCGCGGCCCGTAAACGCATCAACGCCATCAAGCAATACAGCTCGTTAGGCGCCGGTTTTCGTATCGCCATGCGCGACCTCGAAATTCGAGGCGCCGGCAGCATCCTCGGCACCGCCCAGAGCGGGCACATCATGGCGGTGGGGTTCGATCTCTATTGCCAGTTGCTCAAGCAGGCCGTGGCCCAGCTAAAGGGCGACAAAGTTCGCGCCCGGATTGAAGTCGAGATCCGCCTCGATTTTCTCGCCACGAACGAAGCCGAGTTTGTCCAACTCGGCCCGGACGCGCGCGCTCCGGCTTTTATCCCCACCAGTTTTGTGGCCGACCCCACGTTGCGAATTCAGGCTTACCGTCATCTCGCGGAAATCACGACTCGCGAGCAGTTGGACCGGCTCCGCAAGGATTGGCGGGACCGGTTCGGAAAATTTCCCGAAGCGGTTGACAATTTGATCGTTCTGACCGAAATCAGGCTCTCCGCGGCCAGGGCCGGCGTCACCCGAGTGGAGGTGCGCGAAGGCAAACTAATGCTCACCCGGCGCGGGGATTTTATACTTGTCGGGGGCAAATTCCCTCGCATTAGTACCAATAGAATCGACCGCCAATTGGCGGAGGTATTGGAATTGATCAAGAAACTCTAA
- the aroF gene encoding 3-deoxy-7-phosphoheptulonate synthase yields the protein MIIITQPNATDEQIDRILARLRELGLDAQISRGASRIIIGVIGAEDRVREKALAAMAGVEAIIPLEKPYKLASVESRGAASSVSVGDVTIGGNEKVALICGPCAVESQEQISSIARIVKKSGANILRGGAFKPRTSPYSFQGLAEDGLRFLAAAREETGLPVITEIMDARDLALVEKYADCLQIGTRNMQNFSLLKEVGRSHLPVLLKRGFSATISDLIMSAEYVLSEGNMNVLLCERGIRTFETATRYTLDLNAVPILKARTHLPVVVDPTHGIGLRDFVPQMALAAVAAGADAVMIEVHDSPQFAKSDGEQAIVPEIFADLVPRLRAVAEAVGRRM from the coding sequence ATGATCATCATCACCCAACCCAACGCCACGGACGAGCAGATCGACCGGATTCTGGCCCGACTGCGCGAATTAGGCCTGGATGCCCAAATCAGCCGGGGCGCTTCCCGCATTATTATCGGGGTGATCGGCGCCGAAGATCGGGTCCGGGAAAAAGCGCTGGCGGCCATGGCCGGAGTGGAAGCGATCATCCCGTTGGAAAAACCTTACAAGCTCGCTTCCGTCGAATCTCGCGGCGCGGCCTCTTCTGTCTCGGTCGGCGATGTGACGATTGGCGGGAATGAAAAGGTTGCTTTGATTTGCGGGCCGTGTGCGGTGGAAAGCCAGGAGCAAATCTCGTCGATTGCGCGCATCGTCAAAAAATCGGGCGCGAACATTCTTCGGGGAGGCGCCTTCAAGCCGCGGACTTCGCCCTACAGTTTCCAGGGATTGGCCGAAGACGGCTTGCGTTTCCTGGCCGCCGCCCGCGAGGAAACGGGCTTGCCGGTCATTACTGAGATCATGGACGCGAGGGACCTGGCGCTGGTGGAGAAATACGCGGACTGCCTCCAAATCGGGACGCGTAACATGCAGAATTTTTCCCTTTTGAAGGAAGTGGGCCGCAGTCATTTGCCGGTGCTGCTTAAGCGCGGCTTCAGCGCGACGATCAGCGATTTGATCATGAGCGCCGAGTATGTCCTGAGCGAAGGGAACATGAACGTGCTCCTGTGCGAACGCGGCATTCGCACCTTCGAAACCGCCACCCGTTACACGCTCGATCTCAACGCCGTTCCCATCCTGAAAGCGAGAACCCACCTGCCCGTCGTGGTCGACCCAACTCACGGCATCGGCCTGCGCGACTTCGTGCCGCAAATGGCCCTCGCCGCGGTCGCAGCCGGCGCTGATGCCGTCATGATCGAAGTGCACGACTCTCCTCAGTTTGCCAAGAGTGACGGCGAACAGGCGATCGTGCCGGAAATCTTCGCCGATCTCGTTCCGCGCCTGCGCGCCGTCGCCGAAGCGGTCGGCCGGCGGATGTAG
- a CDS encoding L,D-transpeptidase family protein, with protein MTASVALFLAACDGDDPALAQSQYLGGVYGTGPVSNAAPRDSISYWDGDSVSGKPSIKIKLSEQRAYFYKGAQLVGISQLSTGREGMGTTAGSYKIIQKDQNHVSSQYGDYVDSADNVVVANVDVGKDPKPPGTHFKGAPMPYFMRIYGGTGMHAGYLPGYPASHGCIRMPEFMAENFFRSVSTGTPVTISH; from the coding sequence TTGACCGCCTCCGTCGCTCTCTTTTTGGCGGCCTGTGATGGGGACGATCCGGCTCTGGCCCAGTCGCAGTACCTGGGCGGCGTTTATGGCACCGGACCGGTTTCTAACGCAGCTCCGCGGGACAGCATCTCCTATTGGGATGGCGACAGTGTCTCGGGAAAACCTTCCATCAAAATCAAGCTCAGTGAGCAGCGCGCCTATTTCTACAAGGGCGCGCAATTGGTCGGCATCTCGCAGCTCTCCACCGGCCGCGAAGGCATGGGCACCACGGCCGGTTCGTACAAGATCATCCAGAAGGATCAAAATCACGTCTCGAGCCAGTATGGCGATTACGTCGATTCCGCGGATAACGTCGTGGTTGCGAACGTGGATGTCGGCAAGGACCCAAAGCCGCCCGGGACCCATTTCAAAGGCGCGCCCATGCCCTATTTCATGCGGATCTACGGCGGCACCGGGATGCATGCTGGTTACCTGCCGGGATATCCGGCTTCCCACGGCTGTATCCGGATGCCCGAGTTCATGGCGGAGAATTTCTTCCGTTCCGTTTCGACTGGGACGCCGGTCACCATCAGCCACTAG
- a CDS encoding FmdB family zinc ribbon protein: protein MATVRRLHCFMPTYEYSCEKCGDTFEAVQSMRDKPFSECPKELCRQKKWGHGKVKRLIGTGAGLIFKGSGFYITDYRSNSYKEGAKKDAPAAPATAEKTAVKKEGSGGSAPAAPTKAPESKPKKQSVE from the coding sequence ATGGCGACCGTTCGCCGCCTTCACTGCTTCATGCCGACCTACGAATATTCCTGCGAGAAGTGTGGAGACACCTTTGAGGCCGTGCAATCCATGCGCGACAAGCCGTTTAGCGAATGTCCAAAGGAACTTTGCCGGCAGAAAAAATGGGGCCACGGAAAGGTGAAGCGGCTTATTGGGACCGGCGCCGGCCTGATTTTCAAGGGCTCGGGATTTTATATCACCGATTACCGAAGCAATTCCTACAAGGAAGGCGCGAAGAAGGATGCTCCTGCCGCGCCGGCCACAGCTGAAAAAACGGCCGTCAAAAAAGAGGGAAGCGGAGGATCTGCACCCGCCGCGCCGACCAAGGCACCCGAGTCAAAACCGAAGAAGCAATCCGTGGAATGA
- a CDS encoding zinc ribbon domain-containing protein, with protein sequence MIKLVCPECRRENEPERIYCHDCGARLDRTALAKIAPKGEDAKATQRRLKSMLDPGRLKMRLMFFKVSKVILGAFATAAVIQMLLPPDVPPVPKSGEFPPQINLDMENAALNHGSPPLRYTEAQVNAFLGSALKSRQAALSKVLQFERAFVNLDENVGRVTVQRSLFGFSFYTATSGKVTLENGALKASNNGGSIGRLPVHPALMKYADPIFADLWAALDREKKSLSKMVGIELHPQAVVLIPRP encoded by the coding sequence ATGATTAAACTGGTCTGTCCGGAATGCCGGCGCGAAAACGAGCCGGAGCGAATTTATTGTCACGATTGCGGGGCGCGGCTTGATCGCACGGCCCTGGCCAAAATTGCGCCGAAGGGCGAGGACGCGAAGGCAACGCAGCGGCGGTTGAAGTCCATGCTCGATCCGGGGCGCCTGAAGATGCGCCTGATGTTTTTCAAGGTGAGCAAGGTCATCCTGGGCGCGTTCGCCACGGCGGCCGTGATTCAGATGTTGCTTCCACCAGATGTTCCGCCGGTGCCGAAGAGCGGTGAGTTTCCTCCCCAGATCAACCTGGACATGGAAAATGCGGCTTTGAACCACGGTTCTCCGCCTTTGCGCTACACTGAGGCGCAGGTGAACGCTTTTCTGGGCAGCGCCCTCAAGAGCAGGCAGGCAGCCCTGAGCAAGGTGCTTCAGTTCGAGCGGGCCTTCGTCAATCTCGATGAGAATGTTGGCCGAGTCACGGTCCAGCGGTCGTTATTTGGCTTCTCCTTTTACACTGCGACTTCCGGCAAAGTGACCCTCGAGAATGGAGCGCTGAAAGCTTCAAACAACGGCGGCAGCATCGGACGCCTGCCCGTTCACCCCGCCCTGATGAAATATGCCGATCCTATTTTCGCGGATTTGTGGGCTGCGCTCGATCGTGAGAAAAAATCGCTCTCGAAGATGGTCGGGATCGAGTTGCATCCGCAAGCGGTTGTTCTGATTCCGCGGCCATAA
- a CDS encoding peptidoglycan-binding domain-containing protein, with translation MKTTKLLLIALVAGAVAASSAIARPSATAPISNALSVSYRGHHNHHHHHHSHFSFGIGLGYPYYGYGYPYYGAYPYGYGYYTPRSAYYSDAGLTDDATVAAVQRRLARAGYYHGAIDGVIGNGTRSAIRAYERNHGLVVDGRIDRRLLATMGLS, from the coding sequence ATGAAAACAACCAAACTTCTTCTCATCGCGCTGGTGGCGGGCGCGGTAGCGGCCTCGTCCGCGATCGCCCGTCCCAGCGCCACAGCTCCGATCTCCAACGCGCTGAGCGTCAGCTATCGGGGTCATCACAACCATCATCATCATCACCACTCGCATTTCTCGTTCGGCATCGGGCTCGGATATCCCTACTACGGTTATGGGTATCCTTATTACGGCGCTTACCCCTACGGATACGGCTATTACACACCGCGGAGCGCTTATTATTCCGACGCCGGGCTGACCGATGACGCCACCGTGGCGGCCGTTCAACGCCGCCTGGCGCGCGCCGGCTATTATCACGGAGCCATCGACGGCGTTATCGGCAACGGGACGCGGAGCGCCATTCGGGCCTACGAACGCAATCACGGCCTTGTCGTGGACGGCCGGATCGATCGGCGACTGCTCGCCACGATGGGGCTCTCGTAA
- a CDS encoding low specificity L-threonine aldolase, translating into MDSTRERFQFASDNTAAICPPAWAALAEANADAEVSYGDDKWSRRVTDRVREIFETDCEVFLVFNGTAANSLALAQLCRSYHAVICHQYAHSQTDECGAPEFFAGGAKLLPIPGVNGKLDLDKVKAALLRHGDVHSSKPRVISLTQSTELGTVYQRDEIEAIAEFARERSLFLHVDGARFANAVAALGCAPKSITWEAGVDALCFGGTKNGTAAGELVIFFQKKLAEEFDYRVKQAGQLGSKTRFLAAPWAGLLADNAWIDNARHANRCAQALAQKLSALPGLEPAFPCEANGVFLRMPNELVRRLHQGGWHFYKFIEPDIYRLMCSWATTEGDIDALVNDVKSIPAIAN; encoded by the coding sequence ATGGATTCAACGCGAGAACGATTCCAATTCGCGAGCGACAATACCGCGGCCATCTGTCCGCCGGCCTGGGCCGCTCTCGCCGAAGCCAACGCTGATGCGGAAGTTTCCTACGGCGACGACAAATGGTCCCGCCGCGTAACCGATCGGGTGCGCGAAATTTTCGAGACCGACTGCGAAGTCTTTCTCGTGTTTAATGGGACGGCGGCGAATTCTCTCGCCCTGGCTCAACTGTGCCGGTCTTATCACGCCGTCATTTGCCATCAGTACGCGCACAGCCAGACCGACGAATGCGGTGCGCCTGAGTTCTTTGCCGGCGGCGCCAAGCTCCTGCCGATTCCCGGGGTGAACGGCAAGCTGGACCTGGACAAGGTCAAAGCGGCCCTCCTTCGGCACGGAGATGTTCATTCGTCGAAACCCCGTGTAATCAGCCTCACGCAATCCACTGAGCTGGGCACCGTGTATCAGCGGGACGAGATCGAGGCGATCGCCGAGTTTGCTCGGGAGCGCTCATTGTTCCTGCACGTTGACGGCGCCCGTTTCGCTAATGCCGTGGCGGCCCTCGGATGCGCGCCGAAGTCGATCACCTGGGAGGCCGGTGTAGATGCGCTCTGTTTTGGCGGAACCAAGAATGGCACGGCTGCGGGCGAGCTCGTCATCTTTTTCCAGAAGAAGCTCGCGGAAGAATTCGATTACCGGGTCAAACAAGCCGGTCAACTGGGCTCGAAGACGCGCTTTCTGGCCGCGCCCTGGGCAGGGTTGCTGGCGGATAACGCCTGGATCGACAACGCGCGGCACGCCAACCGATGCGCCCAAGCCCTGGCCCAAAAGCTGAGCGCGCTGCCGGGCCTTGAACCGGCCTTTCCCTGCGAAGCGAACGGCGTGTTTTTGCGAATGCCGAATGAACTCGTTAGGCGACTGCACCAGGGCGGCTGGCATTTCTACAAATTTATCGAGCCGGATATTTACCGGTTGATGTGTTCATGGGCCACGACCGAAGGCGATATCGACGCTCTGGTGAATGACGTGAAGAGCATTCCTGCCATCGCGAACTGA
- a CDS encoding matrixin family metalloprotease, with protein MRHACALAVAAMFGVVTAGHAYVLTGKSWPSGSVLVLQLGLGPAGRTLQDGNISWDTAVLPVAQMWNERIQRVVVTNVLNPLGLASPTDHLNSVVFANSVFGQSFGSNTLAVTYYSSSGSNMVESDTLFNRAITFDSYRGPLQFVPHGLAIPDIRRVLLHELGHTLGLGHPDTGGQQVVAVMNSVVSNQEVLSADDIAGGQHLYGAGEPTPTPAPTATPGPSGSHLANISTRMNVGTGQSVLIGGFIVQGAQPKTLILRAMGPSLAGAGIPNVLADPVLELHDSTGTIIASNNNWQDDGLASQIQEMGFAPTSPAESAILVTAPPGSYTAVVSGWGGGQGTGLVEVYEMDGNSARMMNIATRGSVGTGGEPMIGGLIVRGGTAKKIIVRALGPSLAGMISGVLEDPYLELRDASGNLMASNDDWGNSPQASEIAAAMPPTNGLESAVIATLGAGNYTAIVRGVDDATGVGLVEVFDLDP; from the coding sequence ATGAGGCATGCTTGCGCGCTTGCCGTCGCCGCGATGTTTGGCGTAGTGACCGCCGGACACGCGTATGTTCTCACCGGTAAAAGTTGGCCGAGTGGCAGCGTTCTGGTTCTCCAACTCGGTCTGGGACCCGCCGGCCGCACTCTCCAGGACGGAAATATCTCCTGGGATACGGCGGTCTTGCCTGTGGCTCAAATGTGGAACGAGAGAATTCAGCGCGTCGTCGTGACCAACGTGCTCAACCCCCTTGGGCTGGCCTCGCCCACCGACCACCTGAACTCGGTCGTCTTTGCCAATTCGGTTTTCGGTCAGTCCTTCGGCTCGAACACCCTCGCGGTGACCTATTACTCGAGCAGCGGTTCGAACATGGTGGAATCCGACACGCTCTTTAATCGGGCGATCACTTTCGATTCCTACCGGGGCCCTCTGCAATTCGTGCCTCACGGGCTCGCCATTCCCGACATTCGCCGCGTTCTTCTCCATGAACTCGGGCACACGCTTGGCCTGGGCCATCCTGATACTGGTGGCCAACAAGTCGTCGCCGTCATGAACTCCGTCGTCAGCAATCAGGAAGTCCTTTCCGCGGACGACATCGCCGGTGGACAGCATCTCTACGGAGCCGGCGAGCCCACGCCTACCCCGGCTCCCACAGCCACGCCCGGACCGTCCGGGAGTCATCTCGCAAATATTTCCACGCGGATGAACGTTGGCACCGGCCAGAGCGTTCTGATCGGTGGCTTCATTGTCCAGGGGGCGCAACCCAAGACACTCATTCTGCGAGCTATGGGACCTTCTCTTGCCGGCGCCGGAATTCCGAATGTCCTGGCCGATCCCGTCCTGGAGTTGCACGATTCCACCGGGACCATCATTGCTTCGAACAACAACTGGCAGGATGACGGACTGGCGAGCCAGATTCAGGAGATGGGCTTTGCCCCAACCAGTCCGGCGGAATCGGCGATCCTCGTTACCGCTCCTCCCGGAAGTTACACCGCGGTGGTGAGCGGGTGGGGCGGCGGTCAGGGGACTGGCCTGGTGGAAGTTTACGAGATGGACGGGAACAGTGCGCGAATGATGAATATTGCGACGCGCGGGTCGGTGGGAACCGGAGGCGAACCGATGATTGGAGGATTGATCGTCCGGGGAGGCACGGCCAAGAAAATCATCGTGCGCGCGCTGGGGCCATCGCTTGCTGGAATGATTTCCGGAGTACTGGAGGATCCCTATTTGGAATTACGTGACGCCTCGGGGAATCTCATGGCCTCGAACGACGATTGGGGCAACAGCCCGCAAGCCAGTGAAATCGCCGCTGCCATGCCGCCCACCAACGGCCTGGAATCAGCCGTTATTGCGACCCTGGGCGCCGGGAATTACACCGCGATCGTTCGCGGCGTGGATGACGCAACCGGCGTCGGCCTTGTGGAAGTCTTCGATCTCGATCCCTGA